In Struthio camelus isolate bStrCam1 chromosome 4, bStrCam1.hap1, whole genome shotgun sequence, a genomic segment contains:
- the ST3GAL5 gene encoding lactosylceramide alpha-2,3-sialyltransferase isoform X7, which yields MRRRRARAQPSAAMLSDNNCVKLKSDCSPPVQWCKIVAHKDEKTKLVFKRLFVLFVIGGCFLYILKLHFDPEECDRTKMPYVDLDRVKRAQQYASAVLQGQCRPSYAKKEMGKLFAEKYSMDISPFVRKNIKEDEALFKYEPPFGFHKFFDKLQNLLELLPEHDLPEDLKSKHCKRCVVIGSGGILHGSELGHLLNQFDIVIRLNDAPVQGYTDHVGNKTTIRMTYPEGAPLSEREYHPASLFVAVLFKSVDFNWLQAMVKNETLPLWVRLFFWKEVAAKIPFTSKQFRILNPIIVKETALDILQFPEPRSKFWGWDKTLFPPFRMYPLLGSQQLFWPRIYVMK from the exons atgCGGAGGCGACGCGCCCGGGCCCAGCCCAGCGCAG caaTGCTGAGTGACAATAACTGTGTGAAGTTGAAAAGTGATTGTTCACCTCCTGTGCAATGGTGTAAGATAGTTGCACACAAAGATGAAAAGACCAAGCTGGTTTTTAAAAG ACTTTTTGTACTGTTTGTGATTGGAGGGTGCTTCCTTTATATCCTCAAACTACATTTTGACCCTGAAGAATGTGACAGAACAAAAATGCCATATGTGGATCTCGATCGTGTAAAG aGAGCACAACAGTATGCCAGCGCTGTGTTGCAGGGACAGTGCCGACCTTCTTATGCAAAGAAGGAAATGGGGAAGTTATTTGCGGAGAAATACAGCATGGACATATCTCCCtttgtaagaaaaaatataaaggaagatGAAGCTTTATTTAAATATGAGCCTCCCTTTGGATTTCACAAGTTCTTTGATAAGCTTCAAAATCTCCTTGAACTCTTACCTGAGCATGATTTGCCAGAAGATTTGAAGTCAAAACACTGTAAACGCTGTGTTGTTATTGGCAGTGGTGGAATCCTTCATGGCTCAGAGCTAGGTCACTTATTGAATCAGTTTGATATTGTTATAAG GTTAAATGATGCACCAGTTCAAGGATACACAGATCATGTTGGTAATAAAACTACTATAAGGATGACTTATCCAGAAGGAGCTCCGCTTTCTGAACGCGAGTATCATCCTGCTAGCTTGTTTGTggctgttttgtttaaaagtgtCGATTTCAACTGGCTTCAAGCAATGGTAAAAAATGAAACCTTG ccTCTGTGGGTGCGACTCTTCTTTTGGAAGGAGGTTGCTGCGAAAATTCCTTTTACATCAAAACAGTTTCGGATTCTGAATCCAATCATCGTTAAAGAGACAGCTTTGGACATTTTACAGTTCCCTGAACCTCGATCAAAATTCTGGGGTTGGGATAAG
- the ST3GAL5 gene encoding lactosylceramide alpha-2,3-sialyltransferase isoform X8 has protein sequence MRRRRARAQPSAAMLSDNNCVKLKSDCSPPVQWCKIVAHKDEKTKLVFKRLFVLFVIGGCFLYILKLHFDPEECDRTKMPYVDLDRVKRAQQYASAVLQGQCRPSYAKKEMGKLFAEKYSMDISPFVRKNIKEDEALFKYEPPFGFHKFFDKLQNLLELLPEHDLPEDLKSKHCKRCVVIGSGGILHGSELGHLLNQFDIVIRLNDAPVQGYTDHVGNKTTIRMTYPEGAPLSEREYHPASLFVAVLFKSVDFNWLQAMVKNETLPLWVRLFFWKEVAAKIPFTSKQFRILNPIIVKETALDILQFPEPRSKFWGWDKEVVCFIGPAEQC, from the exons atgCGGAGGCGACGCGCCCGGGCCCAGCCCAGCGCAG caaTGCTGAGTGACAATAACTGTGTGAAGTTGAAAAGTGATTGTTCACCTCCTGTGCAATGGTGTAAGATAGTTGCACACAAAGATGAAAAGACCAAGCTGGTTTTTAAAAG ACTTTTTGTACTGTTTGTGATTGGAGGGTGCTTCCTTTATATCCTCAAACTACATTTTGACCCTGAAGAATGTGACAGAACAAAAATGCCATATGTGGATCTCGATCGTGTAAAG aGAGCACAACAGTATGCCAGCGCTGTGTTGCAGGGACAGTGCCGACCTTCTTATGCAAAGAAGGAAATGGGGAAGTTATTTGCGGAGAAATACAGCATGGACATATCTCCCtttgtaagaaaaaatataaaggaagatGAAGCTTTATTTAAATATGAGCCTCCCTTTGGATTTCACAAGTTCTTTGATAAGCTTCAAAATCTCCTTGAACTCTTACCTGAGCATGATTTGCCAGAAGATTTGAAGTCAAAACACTGTAAACGCTGTGTTGTTATTGGCAGTGGTGGAATCCTTCATGGCTCAGAGCTAGGTCACTTATTGAATCAGTTTGATATTGTTATAAG GTTAAATGATGCACCAGTTCAAGGATACACAGATCATGTTGGTAATAAAACTACTATAAGGATGACTTATCCAGAAGGAGCTCCGCTTTCTGAACGCGAGTATCATCCTGCTAGCTTGTTTGTggctgttttgtttaaaagtgtCGATTTCAACTGGCTTCAAGCAATGGTAAAAAATGAAACCTTG ccTCTGTGGGTGCGACTCTTCTTTTGGAAGGAGGTTGCTGCGAAAATTCCTTTTACATCAAAACAGTTTCGGATTCTGAATCCAATCATCGTTAAAGAGACAGCTTTGGACATTTTACAGTTCCCTGAACCTCGATCAAAATTCTGGGGTTGGGATAAG